Proteins encoded within one genomic window of Deinococcus budaensis:
- a CDS encoding glutamate synthase subunit beta, which yields MGKVTGFLEYGRVGEAYEPIDARLKNYREFVHELTVEQSRVQAARCMDCGIPFCNNGCPVGNLIPDWNDLVYGNHWRAAIDALHATNNFPEFTGRICPAPCEAACTLNLTADEPVGIKSIERAIIDHAWQEGWVTPQPPPFRTGKRVAVIGSGPAGLAAAQQLARVGHSVTVFEKNDRVGGLLRYGIPDFKLDKALIDRRVTQLEAEGVTFRTGVLVGEWPEGSKVTNLARETVTPEKLREDFDAVLLAGGAEQPRDLPVPGRELRGVHFAMEFLPGQNRVNAGDRLEDQLHAGGKHVVVIGGGDTGSDCVGTSHRHGAAHVTQFELLPMPPEREDKALTWPYWPHKLRTSSSHEEGGEREFAIGTKEFIGENGQVTGIRTVRLEWEGGKMTEVPGSEQVLKADLVLLAMGFVSPVGSVLSAFGVDRDARGNAQAGTDEVGGYATSVPGVFAAGDMRRGQSLVVWAIREGRQAARAVDGFLMGASVLPR from the coding sequence ATGGGCAAAGTCACCGGTTTTCTGGAATACGGGCGCGTCGGGGAAGCGTATGAACCCATCGACGCGCGGCTGAAGAATTACAGGGAGTTCGTCCACGAGCTGACGGTCGAGCAGTCGCGGGTGCAGGCGGCGCGCTGCATGGACTGCGGGATTCCTTTTTGCAACAACGGCTGCCCGGTGGGCAACCTGATTCCCGACTGGAACGACCTGGTGTACGGGAACCACTGGCGCGCGGCCATCGACGCGCTGCACGCGACGAACAACTTTCCCGAGTTCACCGGACGCATCTGCCCGGCACCGTGCGAGGCGGCCTGTACGCTGAACCTCACGGCGGACGAGCCGGTGGGCATCAAGTCCATCGAGCGGGCGATCATCGACCACGCCTGGCAGGAGGGCTGGGTGACGCCGCAGCCGCCTCCCTTCCGCACGGGCAAGCGCGTGGCGGTGATCGGCTCCGGTCCGGCGGGCCTCGCGGCGGCGCAGCAGCTCGCCCGCGTGGGCCATAGCGTGACCGTGTTCGAGAAAAACGACCGGGTGGGCGGCCTGCTCAGGTACGGCATCCCCGATTTCAAACTCGACAAGGCTTTGATCGACCGCCGGGTGACGCAACTGGAGGCCGAGGGCGTCACCTTCCGGACGGGCGTGCTGGTGGGCGAGTGGCCGGAAGGGTCGAAGGTGACCAACCTGGCACGCGAGACGGTCACGCCGGAGAAGCTGCGAGAGGACTTCGACGCCGTGCTGCTGGCGGGCGGGGCCGAGCAGCCGCGCGACCTGCCGGTGCCGGGGCGCGAGTTGCGCGGCGTGCATTTCGCGATGGAGTTCCTGCCAGGGCAGAACCGGGTGAACGCGGGCGACCGGCTGGAGGACCAGCTGCACGCCGGGGGCAAGCACGTCGTCGTGATCGGCGGCGGCGACACCGGGTCGGACTGCGTGGGCACCTCGCACCGCCACGGCGCGGCGCACGTGACCCAGTTCGAGCTGCTGCCCATGCCGCCCGAGCGCGAGGACAAGGCGCTGACCTGGCCCTACTGGCCGCACAAGCTCCGCACGTCGTCCAGCCACGAGGAGGGCGGCGAGCGCGAGTTCGCCATCGGCACCAAGGAGTTCATCGGCGAGAACGGACAGGTCACCGGCATCCGCACCGTGCGGCTGGAGTGGGAAGGCGGCAAAATGACCGAGGTACCCGGCAGCGAGCAGGTCCTGAAGGCCGACCTGGTGCTGCTGGCGATGGGTTTTGTCAGCCCGGTGGGGAGCGTGCTGAGCGCCTTCGGGGTGGACCGGGACGCGCGCGGCAACGCGCAGGCAGGCACCGACGAGGTCGGCGGCTACGCGACGAGCGTCCCCGGCGTGTTCGCGGCGGGCGACATGCGCCGGGGGCAGTCCCTGGTCGTGTGGGCGATCCGCGAGGGGCGGCAGGCGGCGCGGGCGGTGGACGGGTTCCTGATGGGGGCGAGCGTGCTGCCGCGTTGA
- a CDS encoding glycoside hydrolase family 43 protein, which translates to MSGDPELGRATTGTTPPGPLPETPLYPGDFADPFVLEVDGTYYAYGTGQHGQAGVRAFEVLSSPDLVHWTSHGGVLEALSPERMDYWAPEVARSGDTFYLYYSVGQGDAGHHLRVATAAHPLGPFVDRGLNLTPDEPFAIDPHPFQAPDGSWYLYYARDDLTGERPGTLLAVAPLHDMTRLGETRTILRASGDWQVYQRARTMYGAVYDWHTLEGPFVLHRGGRYHLLYSGGAWTNETYGVGHAVADHPLGPWSEPQPGANVLRTAGHLTGPGHASVTRRGEQDVLVFHAWNEERTRRQLHAAPLRWTGGRPTALPEPVA; encoded by the coding sequence ATGAGCGGTGACCCTGAGCTGGGCAGGGCGACGACCGGGACGACCCCACCCGGACCCCTGCCCGAAACGCCGCTGTACCCGGGCGACTTCGCGGACCCCTTCGTGCTGGAGGTGGACGGCACCTACTACGCCTACGGCACCGGGCAGCACGGGCAGGCAGGCGTGCGGGCCTTCGAGGTGCTGTCGTCGCCGGACCTGGTGCACTGGACCTCGCACGGGGGCGTGCTGGAGGCGCTCTCGCCCGAACGGATGGACTACTGGGCGCCCGAGGTGGCCCGCAGCGGGGACACCTTCTACCTGTACTACTCGGTGGGGCAGGGGGATGCGGGGCATCACCTGCGGGTGGCGACGGCCGCGCACCCGCTGGGGCCATTCGTGGACCGGGGCCTGAACCTGACGCCGGACGAACCGTTCGCCATCGACCCGCACCCCTTTCAGGCGCCGGACGGGTCGTGGTACCTCTACTACGCCCGCGACGACCTGACCGGCGAGCGGCCCGGCACCCTGCTGGCGGTCGCGCCCCTGCACGACATGACCCGGCTGGGCGAGACCCGGACCATCCTGCGGGCGAGTGGCGACTGGCAGGTCTACCAGCGGGCCAGGACGATGTACGGCGCGGTGTACGACTGGCACACGCTGGAAGGGCCTTTCGTGCTGCACCGGGGCGGCCGCTACCACCTGCTGTACTCCGGCGGCGCCTGGACCAACGAGACCTACGGGGTCGGGCACGCGGTGGCCGATCACCCGCTCGGCCCCTGGAGCGAGCCGCAGCCTGGCGCCAACGTGCTGAGAACCGCCGGGCACCTCACCGGCCCCGGCCACGCCAGCGTCACCCGGCGGGGCGAACAGGACGTGCTGGTCTTTCACGCCTGGAATGAGGAACGCACCCGGCGCCAGCTGCACGCCGCGCCGCTGCGCTGGACCGGCGGGCGGCCCACGGCGCTGCCTGAACCTGTCGCCTGA
- a CDS encoding MFS transporter — protein sequence MPPALRRVYAAYPAGFWVLWFGTIINRVGEFVVPLLGFYLTAERGMPAFQVSVVLAMLGAGRFVAEGLSGPLSDRRGPAFTMTLALTGGAVTLLALSAASTFPWLVLGVLGFSLFSAMYKPASSAAVAELTSGAQRTRAYTLLYWAINVGAATAPVLGGWLAGRSYRLLFYLDAASMALYALLIHLLFPRRPRPAAASAVRPRLLPRDRLLGLFCVATLLYSLTYQSYKLLALVFAQQGYTPVQYGQVLALNGALVILLGLPVGGLIARRNHPRWQAAGAALLGLGFLGHAFADALWQHLLAVAVWSVGEIVAYSIGKTIVSELGRPEQRGTYIGLVGSMSGLSALLAPLLGGFLLDGYGARPMWLVVAGLALAGALLYLWLEERVERRRAETTALEAAPKPAG from the coding sequence ATGCCGCCCGCCCTGCGCCGCGTGTACGCCGCCTATCCGGCGGGGTTCTGGGTGCTGTGGTTCGGCACGATCATCAACCGGGTGGGCGAGTTCGTGGTGCCCCTGCTGGGGTTTTACCTGACCGCCGAGCGGGGCATGCCTGCCTTCCAGGTCAGCGTGGTCCTCGCCATGCTGGGGGCCGGGCGCTTCGTGGCCGAGGGCCTCAGCGGGCCGCTCAGCGACCGGCGCGGCCCCGCCTTCACCATGACGCTGGCGCTGACGGGCGGGGCGGTGACGCTGCTGGCCCTGTCGGCCGCCAGCACGTTTCCGTGGCTGGTCCTGGGCGTGCTGGGGTTCTCGCTGTTCTCGGCGATGTACAAACCGGCGTCGAGCGCGGCCGTGGCGGAGCTTACCAGCGGGGCGCAGCGCACGCGGGCCTACACGCTGCTGTACTGGGCGATCAATGTCGGCGCGGCCACCGCCCCGGTGCTGGGCGGATGGCTGGCGGGGCGGTCGTACAGGCTGCTGTTTTACCTGGACGCCGCCAGCATGGCTCTGTACGCCCTGCTGATCCACCTGCTGTTTCCCCGGCGCCCCCGCCCGGCCGCCGCCTCTGCCGTACGGCCGCGTCTCCTGCCGCGTGACCGGTTGCTGGGGCTGTTCTGCGTGGCGACGCTGCTCTACAGCCTGACCTACCAGAGTTACAAGCTGCTGGCCCTGGTCTTTGCGCAGCAGGGCTACACGCCGGTCCAGTACGGGCAGGTGCTCGCCCTCAACGGGGCGCTGGTGATCTTGCTGGGCCTGCCGGTCGGCGGGCTGATCGCGCGGCGCAACCACCCGCGCTGGCAGGCCGCCGGGGCCGCGCTGCTGGGCCTGGGCTTTCTGGGGCACGCCTTCGCGGACGCGCTGTGGCAGCACCTGCTGGCGGTGGCCGTGTGGTCGGTCGGCGAGATCGTCGCCTACAGCATCGGCAAGACCATCGTCAGCGAACTGGGCAGGCCGGAACAGCGGGGCACCTACATCGGCCTGGTCGGCAGCATGAGCGGCCTGTCGGCCCTGCTCGCGCCGCTGCTGGGCGGCTTTTTGCTGGACGGGTACGGGGCGCGGCCGATGTGGCTGGTCGTCGCTGGTCTGGCCTTGGCCGGGGCGCTGCTGTACCTGTGGCTGGAGGAGCGTGTCGAGCGGCGCCGGGCCGAGACGACGGCCCTGGAAGCGGCGCCGAAGCCTGCCGGGTAG
- a CDS encoding glutamate synthase-related protein — protein sequence MDDQRPPTRQEREAASQRGLYRSEQEHDACGVGFIAHLKGQRSHGIVTQGLQILRNLDHRGAVGADELMGDGAGLLIQIPDGFYRAELAAQGVTLPRPGDYGVGMIFLPQEHASRLACEQELERAIRAEGQVLLGWRDVPVSREMPMSPTVRAKEPVIRQVFIGAGPDILVPDALERKLYVIRKRASLAILRLKLTHGREYYVPSMSCRTVIYKGLLLAGQVGEYYLDLQDERVVSALALVHQRFSTNTFPEWYLAHPYRMVAHNGEINTVKGNFNWMRAREGVMRSPVLGEDLQKLYPISLRGQSDTATFDNALELLTMAGYPLAHAAMMLIPEAWEGHGEMDPQRRAFYEYHAAMMEPWDGPAAVVFTDGRQIGATLDRNGLRPARYIVTKDDLVILASESGVLPVPEHQILKKWRLQPGRMFLLDLDEGRILGDEELGARYASAKPYRQWIENVRVELGSLRPGAEAAAFRETLLDRQQAFGYTQEDLKFLLGPLAAAGEEGIGSMGNDSPLAVLSSRDKPLYNYFRQLFAQVTNPPIDPIREQVVMSLVSFVGPKPNLLDINAVNPPMRLEVAQPLLDHADMARLRAVAEQTGGKFRPFDLDICYPAAWGREGIEATLASLRAAAVDAVREGHNLLILTDRGMDRDHVAIPAVLALSAVHQHLVHQGLRTTAGLVVETGSAREVHHFAVLAGYGAEAIHPYLALETLAALHPDAPEKAVSNYIKGVGKGLSKIMSKMGISTYMSYCGAQIFEAIGLSEELVTKYFRGTATQVGGIGVFEVAEEALRLHRAAFSPDPLLADRLDPGGEYAWRVQGEDHMWTPDAVAKLQHAARSGRPETYREYAAIINDQSRRHMTLRGLFELRTDPEKAIPLEEVEPAAEIVKRFATGAMSLGSISTEAHTTLAVAMNRIGGKSNTGEGGEDPARYRDERAGGQIAAGTRLADILGEGRIEASADYELQDGDSLRSKIKQVASGRFGVTTEYLVSADQIQIKMAQGAKPGEGGQLPGGKVSEYIGMLRHSIPGVGLISPPPHHDIYSIEDLAQLIHDLKNVNPQADISVKLVSEVGVGTIAAGVAKAKADHVVIAGHDGGTGASPWSSIKHAGSPWELGLAETQQTLVLNRLRGRIRVQADGQMKTGRDVVIAALLGADEFGFATAPLVAEGCIMMRKCHLNTCPVGVATQDPLLRQKFAGKPEHVINYFFFVAEEVRELMASLGLRRFDELIGRSDLLDTRRGVEHWKARGLDFSRVFYQPAVPADVARRHLETQDHGLERALDLALIEKCRPALERGEGVKVLEAARNVNRTVGAMLSGELIRRRPQGLPDDTIFIQMEGNGGQSFGAFLASGITLYLIGDANDYTAKGLSGGRVVVRPSIDFRGDAAANIVVGNTVLYGATSGEAFFRGVAGERFAVRLSGGAAVVEGVGDHGCEYMTGGTVAVLGRTGRNFAAGMSGGVAYVYDEDGTFARRCNPAMVSLDRVVPGAEQEATIDRAFWHRGQTDEAQLRGLLEDHHRWTGSLRARELLDGWEAALPRFVKVFPREYERALGDLAKGAGQSAALGRPGPEQGSGVLTK from the coding sequence ATGGACGACCAACGACCGCCGACGCGGCAAGAAAGAGAGGCCGCGAGCCAGCGGGGCCTGTACCGCAGTGAGCAGGAGCACGACGCCTGCGGTGTGGGCTTTATCGCGCACCTGAAGGGACAGCGCAGCCACGGCATCGTGACCCAGGGCCTCCAGATCCTGAGGAACCTCGACCACCGGGGCGCGGTCGGCGCCGACGAGCTGATGGGCGACGGCGCCGGGCTGCTGATTCAGATTCCCGATGGGTTCTACCGCGCTGAGCTGGCGGCCCAGGGGGTCACTCTGCCGCGCCCCGGCGACTACGGGGTGGGCATGATCTTCCTGCCGCAGGAGCACGCCTCGCGCCTGGCCTGCGAGCAGGAACTGGAGCGGGCGATCCGTGCCGAGGGCCAGGTGCTGCTGGGCTGGCGCGACGTGCCCGTGAGCCGCGAGATGCCGATGTCGCCCACCGTGCGCGCCAAGGAGCCGGTGATTCGCCAGGTTTTTATCGGCGCCGGACCGGACATCCTGGTCCCCGACGCGCTGGAGCGCAAGCTGTACGTGATCCGCAAGCGCGCGTCGCTGGCCATCTTGCGCCTCAAGCTGACGCACGGGCGCGAGTACTACGTGCCCTCCATGTCGTGCCGCACGGTGATCTATAAAGGCCTGCTGCTCGCCGGGCAGGTCGGGGAGTATTACCTCGACCTTCAGGACGAACGGGTGGTGTCGGCGCTGGCGCTGGTGCATCAGCGCTTTTCCACCAACACTTTTCCGGAGTGGTATCTGGCGCACCCCTACCGGATGGTCGCGCACAACGGCGAGATCAACACTGTCAAGGGCAACTTCAACTGGATGCGGGCGCGCGAAGGCGTGATGAGATCCCCGGTGCTGGGCGAGGACCTTCAGAAGCTCTACCCCATCAGCCTGCGGGGGCAGTCGGACACGGCGACTTTCGACAACGCGCTGGAACTGCTGACCATGGCCGGGTACCCGCTGGCGCACGCCGCGATGATGCTGATTCCCGAAGCGTGGGAGGGCCACGGCGAGATGGACCCGCAGCGCCGCGCCTTTTACGAGTACCACGCGGCGATGATGGAACCCTGGGACGGCCCCGCCGCCGTGGTGTTCACCGACGGGCGCCAGATCGGCGCGACCCTCGACCGCAACGGCCTGCGCCCCGCGCGCTACATCGTGACGAAAGACGACCTGGTGATTCTGGCGTCCGAGTCCGGCGTGCTGCCGGTTCCCGAACACCAGATTCTGAAGAAGTGGCGGCTCCAGCCGGGGCGGATGTTCCTGCTCGACCTCGACGAGGGGCGCATCCTGGGCGACGAGGAACTGGGGGCGCGCTACGCCTCGGCCAAGCCCTACCGCCAGTGGATCGAGAACGTGCGGGTGGAGCTGGGCAGCCTGCGGCCGGGAGCCGAGGCCGCCGCCTTCCGGGAGACGCTGCTCGACCGGCAACAGGCCTTCGGGTACACCCAGGAAGACCTCAAGTTCCTGCTCGGCCCGCTGGCGGCCGCGGGCGAGGAAGGCATCGGCTCGATGGGCAACGACTCGCCGCTGGCGGTGCTGTCCAGCCGCGACAAGCCGCTGTACAACTACTTCCGGCAACTGTTCGCGCAGGTCACCAATCCGCCTATCGACCCTATCCGCGAGCAGGTCGTGATGTCGCTGGTGTCCTTTGTCGGGCCGAAGCCCAACCTGCTGGACATCAACGCGGTGAACCCACCCATGCGGCTGGAGGTCGCGCAGCCCCTTCTGGACCACGCCGATATGGCGCGGCTGCGCGCGGTCGCGGAGCAGACCGGCGGCAAGTTCCGGCCCTTCGACCTGGACATCTGCTACCCCGCCGCCTGGGGCCGCGAGGGCATCGAGGCCACGCTCGCCTCGCTGCGGGCGGCGGCGGTGGACGCGGTGCGGGAGGGCCACAACCTGCTGATCCTGACCGACCGGGGCATGGACCGCGATCACGTCGCCATCCCGGCCGTGCTGGCGCTCTCGGCGGTCCACCAGCACCTCGTCCACCAGGGCCTGCGGACCACGGCGGGGCTGGTCGTGGAGACGGGTTCGGCGCGCGAGGTCCACCATTTCGCGGTGCTGGCCGGATACGGGGCGGAGGCGATCCACCCGTATCTGGCGCTGGAGACGCTCGCCGCGCTGCACCCGGACGCGCCCGAGAAGGCCGTGTCCAACTACATCAAGGGCGTCGGCAAGGGCCTGTCCAAGATCATGTCCAAGATGGGCATCAGCACCTACATGTCGTACTGCGGCGCCCAGATTTTCGAGGCCATCGGCCTGAGCGAGGAATTGGTCACGAAGTACTTCCGGGGCACCGCGACCCAGGTCGGCGGCATCGGCGTGTTCGAGGTGGCGGAAGAAGCCCTGCGGCTGCACCGGGCCGCCTTCAGCCCCGACCCGCTGCTGGCCGACCGGCTCGACCCCGGCGGCGAGTACGCCTGGCGGGTGCAGGGCGAGGACCACATGTGGACGCCCGACGCGGTCGCCAAGCTTCAGCACGCCGCGCGCTCGGGCCGCCCGGAGACGTACCGCGAGTACGCGGCGATCATCAACGACCAGTCGCGGCGGCACATGACCCTGCGCGGCCTCTTCGAGCTGAGGACGGACCCCGAGAAGGCGATCCCGCTGGAGGAAGTGGAACCCGCCGCCGAGATCGTCAAACGCTTCGCCACCGGCGCGATGAGCCTCGGCTCGATCTCCACCGAGGCGCACACCACGCTGGCCGTCGCCATGAACCGCATCGGCGGCAAGTCGAACACGGGCGAGGGGGGCGAGGACCCGGCGCGCTACCGGGACGAGCGGGCGGGCGGGCAGATCGCGGCGGGCACCCGGCTGGCAGACATTCTGGGCGAGGGCCGCATCGAGGCGTCAGCGGACTACGAGTTGCAGGACGGCGATTCGCTCCGGTCAAAGATCAAGCAGGTCGCTTCGGGGCGCTTCGGGGTCACGACCGAATACCTCGTCTCCGCCGACCAGATCCAGATCAAGATGGCGCAGGGGGCCAAGCCGGGCGAGGGCGGTCAACTCCCCGGCGGCAAGGTCAGCGAGTACATCGGGATGCTGCGCCATTCCATTCCGGGTGTGGGCCTGATCTCCCCTCCCCCGCACCACGACATCTATTCCATCGAGGACCTCGCGCAACTGATCCACGACCTCAAGAACGTGAATCCACAGGCGGACATTTCCGTGAAGCTGGTGTCCGAAGTCGGTGTGGGGACCATCGCGGCGGGCGTGGCGAAGGCGAAGGCCGACCATGTGGTCATCGCCGGGCACGACGGCGGGACGGGCGCTTCCCCGTGGTCCTCGATCAAGCACGCGGGGTCGCCGTGGGAACTGGGGCTGGCCGAGACGCAGCAGACGCTGGTGCTCAACCGATTGCGCGGGCGCATCCGGGTGCAGGCCGACGGCCAGATGAAAACCGGGCGCGACGTGGTGATCGCGGCGCTGCTGGGCGCCGACGAGTTCGGCTTCGCCACCGCGCCGCTGGTGGCCGAAGGCTGCATCATGATGCGCAAGTGTCACCTCAACACCTGTCCGGTGGGGGTGGCGACCCAGGACCCGCTGCTGCGGCAGAAGTTCGCCGGAAAGCCCGAGCACGTCATCAACTACTTCTTCTTCGTGGCCGAGGAGGTGCGGGAGCTGATGGCCTCGCTCGGCCTCCGCAGGTTCGACGAGCTGATCGGGCGCTCGGACCTGCTGGACACCCGCCGGGGCGTGGAGCACTGGAAGGCGCGGGGGCTGGACTTCAGCCGGGTCTTCTACCAGCCCGCCGTCCCCGCTGACGTGGCCCGCCGCCACCTGGAGACGCAGGACCACGGCCTGGAGCGTGCGCTCGACCTCGCCTTGATCGAGAAATGCCGCCCGGCGCTGGAACGCGGCGAGGGGGTCAAGGTGCTGGAGGCCGCCCGCAACGTGAACCGCACGGTGGGCGCGATGCTCTCGGGCGAGCTGATCCGCCGCCGCCCGCAGGGCCTGCCCGATGACACCATCTTCATCCAGATGGAGGGGAACGGGGGCCAGAGCTTCGGCGCGTTCCTGGCGAGCGGGATCACGCTGTACCTGATCGGGGACGCGAACGACTACACCGCCAAGGGCCTGTCGGGCGGGCGGGTGGTGGTGCGGCCCTCCATCGACTTCCGGGGGGACGCGGCGGCGAACATCGTGGTGGGCAACACCGTGCTGTACGGGGCGACTTCCGGCGAGGCTTTTTTCCGGGGCGTGGCGGGCGAGCGCTTCGCGGTGCGGCTCTCGGGCGGCGCGGCGGTCGTGGAGGGGGTGGGCGACCACGGCTGCGAGTACATGACGGGCGGGACGGTCGCGGTGCTGGGCCGCACCGGGCGCAACTTCGCGGCCGGAATGTCGGGCGGCGTCGCCTACGTGTACGACGAGGACGGCACCTTCGCTCGGCGCTGCAACCCGGCGATGGTGAGCCTCGACCGCGTGGTGCCGGGGGCCGAGCAGGAGGCCACCATCGACCGCGCCTTCTGGCACCGGGGGCAGACCGACGAGGCGCAGCTGCGGGGGCTGCTCGAAGACCACCACCGCTGGACCGGTTCGCTGCGGGCGCGCGAGCTGCTCGACGGCTGGGAGGCGGCGCTGCCCAGGTTCGTCAAGGTCTTTCCCCGCGAGTACGAGCGGGCGCTGGGGGACCTCGCCAAGGGGGCCGGTCAGTCGGCAGCGCTGGGCCGTCCGGGTCCCGAGCAGGGCAGCGGCGTCCTGACGAAGTGA
- a CDS encoding family 43 glycosylhydrolase → MQPLTRVRPTLLAPALLAPLLLASCDRIGALPQPGRTYSNPPVIQKADGTRVESCADPDLLRGPAGDPNWYLYCTTDPHTAAERDESGNPRFHLISMAKSSDLLNWTYVGDAFAGKPGWVKDDAGLWAPEVRRIGNQYLLYYTASDTKAGGSAIGVATGPTPTGPWTDSGAPAVEPQAPPGGSDPAARRWVFDPEVVTDAAGQHWMYYGSYFGGISVRRLSADGLRTDPATQREVALDNRYEGAQVVQRGGYYYLMLSATNCCAGPLSGYSVFVGRSASPAGPFVDRDGVSLLDPRVGGTPVLSMNGNRWVGPGHNAVFQDAAGRDWTVYHAIDRFDPYLDVGRNLNKRPMLLDPLDWVEGWPTVRGGAWASDTPQPAPAAQPGERTAPPSPPVQNDRPGALLGDYSDDFSGSTLAPRWTWVRPPASGVAALEGGALRFDTQDADLFEDSDNASVLTQPAPAGDYMVEVKLNINLPDEGCCFNFSQGGLVVYGDDDRFVKVAVFSNWNTRQIEFAKEVPASTPGFPRYGNTVLASPAPDTWLRIVRRAAENGTEETYTGYSSRDGVSWTRGGTWTHTLGQAKIGLISMGGKGFTTRFDHVRVSTLARR, encoded by the coding sequence ATGCAGCCACTGACCCGTGTCCGGCCCACCCTGCTCGCCCCCGCGCTGCTGGCTCCACTGCTGCTCGCCTCGTGTGACCGGATAGGCGCCCTGCCCCAGCCGGGGCGCACCTACAGCAATCCACCCGTGATTCAGAAGGCGGACGGCACGCGGGTGGAGTCGTGCGCGGACCCCGACCTGCTGCGCGGCCCGGCGGGCGACCCCAACTGGTACCTGTACTGCACCACCGACCCGCACACCGCCGCCGAGCGCGACGAGAGCGGCAACCCCAGGTTTCACCTGATCAGCATGGCGAAGTCCAGCGACCTGCTGAACTGGACCTACGTGGGCGACGCCTTTGCCGGGAAGCCGGGCTGGGTCAAGGATGACGCGGGGCTGTGGGCGCCCGAGGTGCGGCGGATCGGGAACCAGTACCTGCTGTATTACACGGCCAGCGACACCAAGGCGGGTGGCAGCGCCATTGGGGTGGCGACCGGGCCGACCCCCACCGGCCCCTGGACCGACAGCGGCGCGCCCGCCGTGGAGCCGCAGGCCCCTCCCGGGGGGAGCGACCCGGCGGCGCGGCGCTGGGTCTTTGACCCCGAGGTCGTCACCGACGCTGCCGGGCAGCACTGGATGTACTACGGGTCGTACTTCGGCGGCATCTCGGTGCGGCGGCTGAGCGCGGATGGACTCCGGACCGACCCCGCCACCCAGCGCGAGGTCGCGCTCGACAACCGCTACGAGGGCGCCCAGGTCGTGCAGCGCGGCGGGTACTACTACCTGATGCTCTCGGCCACCAACTGCTGCGCCGGGCCGCTGAGCGGCTACAGCGTGTTCGTGGGCCGCTCGGCCAGCCCGGCGGGTCCCTTCGTGGACCGCGACGGCGTCTCGCTGCTGGACCCGCGCGTGGGCGGCACGCCGGTCCTGAGCATGAACGGCAACCGCTGGGTCGGCCCCGGCCACAACGCGGTCTTTCAGGACGCCGCCGGGCGTGACTGGACGGTGTACCACGCCATCGACCGTTTCGACCCCTACCTCGACGTCGGGCGCAACCTCAACAAGCGCCCCATGCTGCTCGACCCGCTCGACTGGGTGGAGGGCTGGCCCACCGTGCGCGGCGGGGCCTGGGCGTCCGACACGCCCCAGCCTGCCCCGGCGGCCCAACCCGGCGAGCGGACCGCGCCCCCCTCCCCCCCCGTGCAGAACGACCGCCCCGGGGCGCTGCTGGGCGACTACAGCGACGACTTCAGCGGCAGCACGCTGGCGCCGCGCTGGACCTGGGTGCGCCCGCCCGCGAGCGGCGTGGCCGCGCTGGAAGGCGGCGCCCTGCGCTTCGACACCCAGGACGCCGACCTGTTCGAGGACAGCGACAACGCCTCGGTGCTGACCCAACCTGCCCCGGCGGGCGACTACATGGTCGAGGTCAAACTCAACATCAACCTGCCGGACGAGGGCTGCTGCTTCAACTTCTCGCAGGGCGGCCTGGTCGTCTACGGCGACGACGACCGCTTCGTGAAGGTCGCCGTGTTTTCCAACTGGAACACCCGCCAGATCGAGTTCGCCAAGGAGGTGCCGGCGTCCACGCCCGGCTTCCCCCGCTACGGCAACACGGTCCTGGCCTCACCCGCGCCCGACACCTGGCTCAGGATCGTGCGCCGCGCGGCGGAAAACGGCACCGAGGAGACCTACACCGGCTACTCCAGCCGCGACGGCGTGAGCTGGACGCGCGGCGGCACCTGGACCCACACCCTGGGACAGGCGAAGATCGGCCTGATCTCGATGGGTGGCAAGGGCTTCACCACCCGCTTCGACCACGTGCGCGTCTCGACGCTGGCGCGGCGCTAA